A portion of the Phacochoerus africanus isolate WHEZ1 chromosome 5, ROS_Pafr_v1, whole genome shotgun sequence genome contains these proteins:
- the GGA2 gene encoding ADP-ribosylation factor-binding protein GGA2 isoform X1 yields the protein MAATATAVAAGAGATAGAESTEGPPGPAAALELWLNKATDPSMSEQDWSAIQNFCDQVNTDPNGPTHTPWLLAHKIQSPQEKEALYALTVLEMCVNHCGEKFHSEVAKFRFLNELIKVLSPKYLGSWTTEKVKGRIIEILYSWTVWFPEDIKIRDAYQMLKKQGIIKQDPKLPVDKILPPPSPWPKSSIFDADEEKSKLLTRLLKSNHPEDLQAANRLIKNLVREEQEKSEKVSKRVSAVEEVRSHVKVLQEMLSRYRRPGQAPPDQEALQVVYERCEKLRPTLFRLASDTTDDDDALAEILQANDLLTQGVLLYKQVVEGRVTFGSTAVSSVEDTPVSRGCTKNCPLIDLEGDSGSAQGGVVAPSLLHQDLAALGISDAPVTNKAAGQHCCQEEKTPTASAPPGGAVPSPSAERNLLDLLSPQPSPGPLNYIPQKSIPNEVPPGTKSSPGWSWEAGPLASSPSSQNTPLAHVFVPLESVKPSSLPPVIVYDRNGFRILLHFSQTGAPGHPEVQVLLLTMMSTATQPVWDIMFQVAVPKSMRVKLQPASSSRLPAFSPLMPPAVISQMLLLDNPHKEPIRLRYKLTFNQGGQPFSEVGEVKDFPDLAVLGAT from the exons ATAAAGCCACAGACCCAAGCATGTCGGAACAGGATTGGTCAGCTATCCAGAACTTCTGTGACCAAGTGAACACCGACCCTAATGG CCCAACCCACACGCCCTGGCTGCTGGCCCACAAGATCCAGTCTCCACAAGAGAAAGAAGCTCTTTATGCCTTAACG GTCCTGGAGATGTGTGTGAACCACTGTGGGGAGAAGTTCCATAGCGAGGTGGCCAAATTCCGCTTCCTGAATGAGCTCATCAAAGTGTTGTCCCCGAAG TACCTGGGCTCCTGGACCACAGAAAAAGTTAAAGGAAGAATCATTGAAATACTCTACAGTTGGACCGTCTGGTTTCCCGAAGACATCAAGATTCGGGATGCTTATCAGATGCTGAAGAAGCAAG GAATCATAAAGCAAGACCCTAAACTACCAGTGGATAAGATCTTGCCCCCACCTTCTCCCTGGCCCAAGAGTTCCATCTTTGATGCTGACGAAGAAAAGTCCAAG CTTCTGACAAGGCTTCTGAAGAGCAACCACCCTGAGGATCTTCAGGCTGCAAACCGGCTGATCAAGAATTTGGTCAGGGAG GAACAGGAGAAATCAGAGAAGGTGTCCAAGAGGGTGAGCGCCGTGGAGGAAGTACGGAGTCACGTGAAGGTGCTGCAGGAAATGCTGAGCAGGTAccgcaggccaggccaggccccgCCCGACCAGGAGGCCTTGCAG GTCGTGTATGAGAGGTGTGAAAAGCTTCGGCCCACCCTGTTCCGGCTGGCAAGTGACACCACCGACGATGACGACGCACTCG CGGAGATTCTCCAGGCAAATGACCTCCTCACCCAGGGAGTCCTGCTGTACAAACAGGTGGTGGAGGGCCGTGTCACCTTTGGGAGCACCGCGGTCAGCTCTGTGGAAGACACACCTGTCTCCAGAG GCTGCACGAAGAACTGTCCCCTGATTGACCTGGAGGGGGACAGTGGGTCTGCCCAGGGTGGGGTCGTCGCACCGTCTTTACTGCACCAGGACCTGGCAGCCTTAG GAATCAGTGATGCCCCAGTAACCAACAAG GCTGCCGGGCAGCACTGCTGTCAGGAAGAGAAGACCCCCACCGCCAGTGCACCGCCAGGTGGTGCTGTTCCAAGCCCTTCTGCAGAAAGGAACCTGCTGGATCTCCTCTCCCCACAGCCGTCTCCGGGTCCTCT GAATTATATTCCACAAAAAAGTATCCCCAACGAAGTGCCACCAGGGACTAAGTCCTCTCCAGGTTGGTCCTGGGAGGCTGGTCCGTTGGCTTCTTCCCCATCGTCCCAGAATACACCTCTGGCTCACGTGTTTGTCCCTTTGGAGTCTGTTAAGCCAA GCAGCCTGCCTCCTGTTATCGTGTATGACCGGAATGGATTCAGAATTCTGCTCCACTTTTCCCAGACCGGGGCCCCTGGCCACCCAGAGGTGCAGGTGCTCCTGCTGACCATGATGAGCACCGCCACCCAGCCCGTCTGGGACATCATGTTTCAAGTGGCCGTGCCCAAG TCAATGAGAGTGAAACTGCAGCCAGCATCCAGCTCCAGGCTTCCTGCTTTCAGTCCTCTGATGCCTCCAGCTGTGATCtcccagatgctgctgctggACAATCCACACAAA GAGCCCATCCGGTTACGGTATAAGCTGACTTTCAACCAAGGCGGACAGCCTTTCAGTGAAGTAGGAGAAGTGAAAGACTTTCCAGATCTGGCCGTCTTGGGTGCCACCTAA